One Gadus chalcogrammus isolate NIFS_2021 chromosome 4, NIFS_Gcha_1.0, whole genome shotgun sequence DNA segment encodes these proteins:
- the LOC130381214 gene encoding tubulin alpha-1C chain-like: MRECISVHVGQAGVQMGNTCWELYCLEHGIQPDGQMPSDKPNVGYDDSFTTFFSNTGAGKYVPRAVFVDLEPTVIDEVRTGSYRQLFHPEQLISGKEDAANNYARGHYTIGKELIDSVLDRIRKLSDQCTGLQGFLVFHSFGGGTGSGFTSLLMERLSVDFGKKSKLEFAIYPAPQVSTAVVEPYNSILTTHTTLEHSDCAFMVDNEAIYDICRRNLDIERPTYTNLNRLISQIVSSITASLRFDGALNVDLTEFQTNLVPYPRIHFPLATYAPVISSEKAYHEQLTVAEITNACFEPANQMVKCDPRHGKYMACCLLYRGDVVPKDVNVAISNIKTKRSIQFVDWCPTGFKVGINYQPPTVVPGGDLAKVQRAVCMLSNTTAIAEAWARLDHKFDLMYAKRAFVHWYVGEGMEEGEFSEAREDMAALEKDYEEVGIDSCEEDEEGEEY; encoded by the exons cgtGAATGCATCTCTGTACACGTGGGCCAGGCTGGCGTCCAGATGGGCAACACCTGCTGGGAGCTGTACTGCCTGGAGCATGGCATCCAGCCCGACGGACAGATGCCCTCCGACAAGCCCAACGTTGGTTATGACGACTCCTTCACCACCTTCTTCAGCAACACAGGCGCTGGGAAGTACGTTCCCCGCGCCGTCTTCGTAGACCTGGAGCCCACCGTTATCG ATGAGGTGCGCACAGGGTCCTACCGCCAGCTGTTCCACCCAGAGCAGCTCATCTCGGGTAAGGAGGACGCAGCCAACAACTATGCCCGCGGTCACTACACCATCGGCAAGGAGCTCATCGACTCTGTTCTAGATAGGATTCGCAAACTG TCCGACCAGTGCACAGGCCTCCAGGGCTTCCTGGTTTTCCACTCCTTCGGCGGCGGCACCGGCTCCGGCTTCACCTCTCTGCTGATGGAGCGTCTCTCCGTCGACTTCGGCAAAAAGTCCAAGCTGGAGTTCGCCATCTACCCTGCGCCCCAGGTGTCCACCGCCGTGGTGGAGCCCTACAACTCCATCCTCACCACCCACACTACCCTGGAGCACTCCGACTGCGCCTTCATGGTCGACAACGAGGCCATCTACGACATCTGCCGCCGTAACCTGGACATCGAGCGCCCCACCTACACCAATCTCAACCGTCTCATCAGCCAAATCGTGTCCTCCATCACTGCCTCCCTGCGCTTCGACGGCGCCCTCAACGTGGACCTGACAGAGTTCCAGACCAACTTGGTGCCCTACCCCCGCATCCACTTCCCGCTAGCCACCTACGCGCCCGTCATCTCCTCTGAGAAGGCCTACCACGAGCAGCTCACTGTGGCAGAGATCACCAACGCCTGCTTCGAGCCCGCCAACCAGATGGTGAAGTGCGACCCGCGCCATGGCAAGTACATGGCGTGCTGCCTGCTCTACCGTGGCGACGTGGTGCCCAAGGACGTCAACGTGGCCATCAGTAACATCAAGACCAAACGCTCCATCCAGTTCGTGGACTGGTGCCCCACCGGCTTCAAGGTGGGCATCAACTACCAGCCCCCCACAGTGGTGCCCGGAGGGGACCTGGCCAAGGTGCAGAGGGCCGTGTGTATGCTGAGCAACACAACCGCCATCGCCGAGGCCTGGGCGCGCCTGGACCACAAATTTGACCTGATGTACGCCAAGAGGGCCTTCGTCCACTGGTACGTCGGGGAGGGCATGGAGGAGGGAGAATTCTCAGAGGCCAGAGAAGACATGGCCGCTCTGGAGAAGGATTATGAAGAGGTGGGCATTGACTCTTgtgaggaggacgaagagggtGAGGAGTATTAG